The Candidatus Nealsonbacteria bacterium genome includes the window TGCGGTTTTACGGTAACCGTTCAGAGCTTGGCTTTACTTTCGGGGAGCCCGTTACAATCTTCGTTAATGATGCTTTTCTTTGCCTTAGGAACCGCGCCTACTCTTTTTATAATTGGGTTAAGTAGTATTAAGTTTGCTTCAGATAAATTTATTAAAATAGCCGGAATCTTAGTCTTATTCTTTGCATTTTATAATATAAACTCCCAGTTAAATGTTTTAGGTTTTCCTAGTTTAGGCAATGCTTCTTTTAGGGCTATAGGTGGTGAACCAGGATTTCCACCAATTATAAATGGAAAGCAGGTAATTAAAATGGATGCCCTGGCTTTTGGATACAAGCCAAACTATTTCAAGGTTAAGGTTGGGATTCCAGTAAGATGGGAAATAGAGGATAAGGGAACTAGTGGTTGTACTAATGCCATAATTTCAAGAAGTCTTTTTGATGGCGAGATTAAACTTACTCCGGGTCAGACCAGTATTAAAGAGTTTACTCCCGAAAAACCAGGAAGATACATTTTTAGCTGCTGGATGGGACACATTTCTGGGGTTATAGAGGTAGTTGGTCCGAGCTCTGGGGAGGATTCTGAAATAGAATATATTCCGGCAAGTTCTTGTAACTTTTTAGAGGAAGATTATCAATGTAATTAAAAAATATGAATTATAAAAAAATATTACCAATATTAATTCTCGGGTTAGTAATCGTTCTATTATTTCTCTTTCAAGAGAATGAAGAAGTAGTTAATCAAAATAACGATGTTTATCTTCAAGAGTCCAAACAGGAATACAAAGGAGAAAGGGGAGAAACAGTCTATTTAGCTAATGGATTAGCGGAGATAGATATTTCTGATTTAGAGAAAAATGAAGTTCGCTTCTTTAACACCGATCTTTCTGGGAAAAAGGTATATTTCTTTATCGCAAGAGATGGTGAAGGAGTTTATCGTGCCGCAGCCAATGAATGTCAGGTTTGTTTTTCTGCTAGAACCGGATTTAGGCAAGAAGGCGATGAAATTGTTTGTA containing:
- a CDS encoding DUF2318 domain-containing protein, which translates into the protein MNYKKILPILILGLVIVLLFLFQENEEVVNQNNDVYLQESKQEYKGERGETVYLANGLAEIDISDLEKNEVRFFNTDLSGKKVYFFIARDGEGVYRAAANECQVCFSARTGFRQEGDEIVCNNCGNRYPLNRIATEKGGCNPAPIDPDIKAENGIIRIEAEKLEEISYLF